TTACGCGATAAACTCATGTTGCTTGATGAGCTAGCGATTGACCGGGTGCTCTGTGTGAATTTCAATAAGAAGTTTGCCGATTTTAGCGCTGAAGATTTTATTGAACAGTTATTGGTTAAAGCACTTGGTATTAAGTACTTAGTGGTGGGCGATGACTTCTGTTTTGGTAAGCAGCGCCAGGGTAATTTTGACATGCTGCGTAAAGCCGGAGAAAAATACGGTTTTGTGGTCGTGAGTACACAAAGCTTTATTCTAGGTGACAAGCGTGTGAGCTCTACAGAGGTAAGGCAACTACTTGCTAATGGTAATATGGAACAAGCTAGGCGTTTGCTTGGACATCCCTTTATCCTTAGTGGCAAGGTGGCCCATGGTCAAAAAATAGGAAGAACGATAGGTTTCCCTACCGCTAATATCGCGTTAAAGCGCAAAGTCACGCCTGTTAGAGGTGTTTTTGCTGTTAAGCTTTATTGGAATAATAGTGATATATATGAAGGTGTAGCAAACGTCGGTTTTAGACCAACAGTGAATGGTCAGGTATGTCAGTTAGAAGTCCATCTGTTTGATTTTGATGGTGACCTTTATGGTAAGGCTGTTGAAGTTGAGTTGGTGGCAAAGATTAGAGACGAGCAGCCATTTGGATCACTAGATGCGCTGAAAAAACAAATTAAAAATGATGCCGACAGAGCGAAAGCTCTACTCGGCAGCGATGCAGGCTAATAGCTTAGCGAACAAAACGGTAAAGGATCAATGAGCGACTATAAATCTACTTTGAATTTGCCGGAAACAGAGTTTCCGATGCGTGGTAATTTGGCTAATCGTGAGCCAGAGATGTTGAAGTCCTGGAACGAGAAAGGACTGTATCAACAGATCCGTGAGAGCCGTAAGGATAGCAAGCCGTTTATTTTGCATGATGGTCCTCCATATGCAAACGGTGATATTCATATTGGTCACTCAGTTAATAAAATTCTTAAAGATATTATTATCAAGTCAAAGACCATGTCTGGCTTTGATGCGCCATACATTCCTGGTTGGGATTGTCATGGTTTACCTATTGAGCTCAAAGTAGAGCAAAAAATCGGTAAGCCTGGCCACAAGGTTACCGCAGCCGAGTTTCGTCAAAAGTGTCGTGAATATGCGGCTAAGCAAGTTGACGGTCAGCGTGATGACTTTATCCGTTTAGGTGTGTTTGCTGATTGGCAAAACCCTTACCTAACAATGGATTTTAACACTGAAGCAAACATTGTCCGCTCATTATCAAAAGTCGTTGATAGCGGACATTTGCACAAGGGTGTTAAGCCTGTGCATTGGTGTACTGATTGTGGTTCTGCTCTGGCTGAAGCTGAAGTTGAATATGAAGACAAGATGTCTCCAGCTATCGATGTGGCTTTTTCTGTTGTTGATAAGAGCGCATTGCTTGCTAAGTTTGGTTTGACTGAATATCCACATAACATCTCTATGGTTATCTGGACGACAACGCCTTGGACTTTGCCTGCAAACCGAGCATTAGCTGTTGCAGCTAACCTTGAATATACTTTAGTTGAGATGGTCAAAGACGGCCAAACTCAAGCTCTGGTATTAGCAGAAGAGCTCGCTGAATCGTGTGTTGAGCGATTTGGAGCGCAGTCGCATAAAGTACTGGCTAACGTTTTAGGCTCAGAGCTTGAATTATTACGTTTTAACCACCCATTTTATGGTTTTGATGTGCCCGTTATTATAGCTGATCACGTTACTGTTGATTCTGGTACGGGTATTGTTCATACCGCTCCAGGTCATGGTCAAGACGATTTTGTTGTTGGTCAAAAGTATGGTCTAGAAGTTGCCAATCCTGTCGGTGATAACGGTGTTTATAAAGCCGATACAGAGATATTTGCCGGACAACACGTCTTCAAAGCTAACAAGAGTGTAGTAGCACTGTTAGAAGAGAAGGGCACACTGCTTAATCACATTGCGATTAATCATAGTTACCCACATTGCTGGCGCCATAAAACCCCCATTATTTTCCGTGCGACGCCGCAGTGGTTTATCTCAATGGATCAAAAAGGGCTACGTACTCAAGCTCTCTCTGAGATAGAAAAAACAAAATGGATCCCTGATTGGGGCCAAAGCCGTATTGAAAAGATGGTTGAAAACCGTCCAGACTGGTGTATTTCACGTCAACGTACCTGGGGCGTACCAATTGCCTTATTTGTACACCGTGAAACAGATGAGCTGCATCCCGATAGCGTATCCTTAATGGAGCGTGTTGCTAATCGTATCGAGCAAGAAGGTATACAAGCTTGGTGGGATCTAGATACTGCTGAGCTGCTAGGTGATGAAGCTGACCAATATCGCAAAGTGACTGATACGCTAGACGTATGGTATGACTCAGGTTCAACATTCTCAACGGTTGTCGCCGCGCGTCCTGAGTTTAAAGGCCATGAAGTTGACCTTTACTTAGAGGGTAGCGACCAGCATCGTGGTTGGTTTATGTCATCATTGATGATCTCTACTGCGATGAATGGTAAAGCGCCATATAAGCAAGTGTTGACTCACGGGTTTGCCGTTGATGGTAAAGGCCGCAAGATGTCTAAATCTGTCGGTAACGTGATTGCTCCACAGCATGTCACCAATAAGCTGGGCGCAGACATCCTTCGTTTATGGATCGCAGCAACAGATTACAGTGGCGAAATGACGGTTTCTGATGAGATCCTCAAGCGTAGCGCCGATGCTTATCGCCGTATTCGTAACACCGCTCGATTCCTGTTGGCTAATATTAATGGCTTTAACCCTGAAACCGATATGGTCGCGGTTGAAGACATGGTTGCACTGGATCGTTGGGCTGTTCGTCGCGCTACTGCTCTGCAGCAAGAAATTGTTGAAGCTTATGACGAATACAACTTCCACTCTGTAACACAAAAGCTGATGCAGTTCTGCTCTGTTGAACTTGGTAGTTTCTATCTTGATATCATTAAAGACAGACAGTACACCGCAAAAGATGACAGTATTGCCCGTCGCAGCTGTCAATCAGCGCTATACCTTATCTCTGAGGCTATGGTTCGTTGGATGGCACCAATCTTAAGCTTCACCGCTGATGAGATCTGGAAGCTACTTCCTGGTGAACGTGGGGAGTTCGTATTCACAGAGACTTGGTATGAAGGGCTAACGTCTGTAACGCTTGATTCAGACCTTAGCGATGAATACTGGGATCAGCTGTTAGCTGTTCGCGCTGAAGTGAATAAGGTGATTGAAAATGCCCGTCGTGAAAAACAGATTGGCGGATCATTGGAAGCTGAAATCACTCTATTTGCTGATGATGCTCTGGCTTCAGTACTGAACACCTTAGATGATGAATTACGTTTTGTGTTGCTGACCTCTAACACTGAAGTTGTTGCACTTTCTCAAGCACCAACAGATGCTATTGAGACCGAGCTTGCGACTCTGAAGCTTGGACTCAAAAAGTCTGCAGCTGAGAAGTGTGAGCGTTGCTGGCACCATAGAGAAGATGTTGGCCAGGTAGCTGAACATCCAACATTATGTACTCGTTGCGTCACCAATATTGAAGGTGAAGGCGAAACTCGTCAGTTTGCATAAAGGAGCTGTAATGCCCACTTCTTGGAAAGACAGTGGCCTACGTTGGTATTGGATAGTTGTGTTGGTGTTTCTTGCCGACCAGCTGTCTAAGCAGTGGGTGTTGTCCAGTTTTGATCTGCATGAGTCGGTAAATTTACTGCCGATATTTAACTTTACCTATGTGCGTAATTATGGCGCAGCATTTAGTTTTTTAAGTGATGCCGGTGGCTGGCAACGTTGGTTGTTCACTTTTGTTGCGGTTGGTTTTAGTGTGTTACTTTCAGTTTGGTTGCGTCAGCAGCCAAGTAAAATGTGGCGCTTAAACCTCGCTTACACATTGGTAATAGGCGGTGCTTTAGGTAATTTGGTTGATCGATTGCAACATGGCTTTGTGGTCGACTTCTTAGATTTCTATTGGAACACTAGTCATTTTGCGGCATTTAATATTGCCGATTCTGCAATTTGTGTTGGTGCAGGACTCATCATTTTAGATTCTTTTGTCTCTGGAAAAGATGACAAGAGATCAGATGATATAAAGGGGTAATCCAGGTGTCAGAGATACATTCAATTTTGTGCCATATGAACATTGTTCTAGAAGATGGTTCAACCGCTGAAAGTACTAAAGCGGCAGGCAAACCTGCTCGTTTTAATATTGGTGATGAAAGCCTAAGTCCAGCATTTGAAGCTGAAATTAGCGGTTTAGCGGTGGGCGATAGCCATAGCTTTACCTTACAAGCTGTAGATACCTTTGGTGAGTCTAACCCAGATGCTGTGCACCATATGGACAGAAGTCGTTTCCCTGCAGATATGAAGCTTGAAGCGGGTGTGATTGTCGCTTTTGGTGGTCCTGGTGGCAGCGAAATCCCTGGTATGGTACGCGATGTGGTCGGTGACTCTGTCACTGTCGACTTGAATCATCCTTTAGCGGGTCAAGTGTTAACATTTGAACTTGAAGTGGTACAGGTACTGTAATTATGAACATTCTTTTAGCAAATCCTCGCGGTTTTTGTGCTGGTGTTGATCGTGCTATTAGCATTGTTGAGCGCGCACTTGAGCTCTTTTCGCCGCCTATCTACGTGCGACACGAAGTGGTTCACAACCGCTATGTAGTGCAAAATCTTAAAGACCGTGGTGCAGTGTTTGTTGAAGAGTTAGATCAAGTACCTGATGACAGTATTGTCATCTTTAGTGCCCATGGGGTATCGCAAGCGGTTCGTGCAGAAGCTAAGGCTCGTGGCCTAAAAGTGTTTGATGCTACATGCCCGCTAGTCACCAAGGTTCATTTGCAGGTGACGCGTGCCAGCCGCAAAGGTGTTGAATGTATTCTTATTGGTCATGCTGGTCACCCTGAAGTTGAAGGTACTATGGGCCAGTATGATAATCCAGAGGCAGGGGTTCATTTGGTTGAGTCTCCGGATGATGTCGCTAAGCTTGAAGTTAAAGATCCTGATAACTTATGTTTTGTGACTCAAACAACATTATCAATGGATGATACCGCAGACGTTATTGCATCGTTGCAAAAGAAGTTCCCTGCTATTGAAGGGCCGCGCAAAGATGATATCTGTTATGCAACGCAAAACCGCCAAGATGCGGTGCGTAATATATCTGAGAATGCAGAGCTGTTTATTGTGGTTGGTTCTAAAAACAGCTCTAACTCAAATCGGTTGCGTGAATTGGCACAAAAGAAAGGCACCAATGCCTATTTGGTTGATAATGCCGATGATGTTAACTCTGCATGGTTTGATGGGGTTAAACGTGTTGCGGTAACAGCCGGAGCATCGGCGCCTGAAGTTCTGGTAAAGCAGGTCGTTGACGCGATAGCAGATATGGCCCCCAGCGTGATTACTGAAGTCGAAGGGCGATTGGAAGATACTGTTTTTGCAGTCCCAGCCGAATTACGCTAAACAGCGTATTTTTATGAAACAAAAAAGAGGCTAATGCCTCTTTTTTTTATGCTTAAAATTCAGACACATCTGTGGTATTCATCCTAAACAGCTCTCTTCCTTTGGGCTAATATTCGACTAAATACACATTAACCTGTATGCTAGTTAAGTTGCGCTAAGTTACAGATTTTAAACACTAAAAATATAAAAGCATTGTCAAAAATATGACTAAAGCAAAGGAATTGACAGCAATGAAAAATCAACAGCGGGGTCTTTCTTTAATTGAAGTAATGGTCTCTTTAGTTATTTTAGTTGTTGGTCTCATTGGTATTTTTAATCTGCACATTATAGCTAAACGCGGTAGCTTCGAATCCTTTCAGCAAACCCAAGCGACGTACCTTGCTAACGATATAGTTAATAGAATGAAACTCAATCGCAGCGAGCTATCAAGTTATGCTGACACCTATACCGGAGCAAAGACAGCCGTTAAGTCGTGTGAAACCAATATTTGTACCACAGGTGAGACGCTCCTTTGGGATAAGTATCAATGGGATCAATCTTTAATTGGTGCGGCGGAGCAGATAGGAGAGCAAAATGTGGGTGGACTAGATTCCCCAGTTGCTTGCATAACGGAAAGTGCAGGGACTATTTCTGTCATTATCGCGTGGCGAGGGATCCGTGAAATGAGCGCATCTTCAACAACGGAAGCAGATTGTGGCTCCTCTTTAGGGAAAAGACGAAGAGTCTTTTCCCTAAATACGATGATTCTTTAGGGATATGACAATGAGAAATAGTAAGGGGATGTCGCTAGTTGAGTTAATGGTTGCCATGGTGATAGGGCTGTTTTTAACGGCTGGCCTATTTTCAATGTTTGTAATGTCATCGACGAATGTCACCACCACCAGTCAATTTAATCAGCTGCAGGAAAATGGTCGTATAGCATTGACCTTAATGGAGCGAGACTTAAGCCAACTTGGATTTATGGGGGATATTACCGGCACCGACTTTGTTATCGGGACAAACACCCGTGTTGATGCCAGCGCGACTATTGGAACCAGTGGCGATTGCGTAGGCGCTGGACTTAATAATGCAACACTCCCAATCGATATCGCAGCGCATTTTAGACGTCTGTGGGGTTATGAGAATGGTGTCAGTTCCGAGAGTTTAGGGTGTTTGTCAAATGTGAATGACAAAACAGATGTGATTCAAATGAAACGCTTGTTAGGGCCATCTGTTGCAGCGGGCACCACCGATGCTTTTTATATTGAAGCCAATGCCACTCAAGCTATATTTTTTAAATCCGCAACTGCGGCAGTATTGGGTAATAGTCGTATTTGGGAGTATCAGCACCATATTTACTATATTGGTGATGATGCCGATGGTATCCCCATCTTACGCAGAAAGAGCTTGTCTTCAACTGGTATGGGTAATGATGAACAGCTCGTTGAAGGGATTGAAAATATGCGGGTAATGTATGGATTCGACAGCAATGGTGACAGTACTGCTGATCGCTATATGCCCGCCGAGGATGTGACCTCTTTGATGTGGGATAATGAGCTTTTTCAACGATTAGTGGCCCTAAGGGTGCACCTTCTTGTTAGAGCCTCTGAAGCAGATAATAGTTATACCAATAAGACGACTTATACCTTGGGTGATAAAACGATAGGCCCGCTAAACGATAATTTTAGGCGCAAAGTATTAACGACAACAATTGTACTTGAAAACCCAGTGTTGATTTAGAGAGGACTACTCATGAAAAAACAAAATGGAATGGTGCTTTTTGCCTCTCTTATCATACTCATTATTATGACAGTGATTGGGGTCGCACTGGCTACCAATTCCAACATGTCGATGAAAATGGCCGGTGCGGGCTCTGAAAGAATTGAGGCCAGCATTATTGCCAATGGCGCCCTAGATAAGGTCATCGATGATAATGAGGGCGCTAGCTTTGCCAATATGACCGTTGAGACCACCGCTAATGTCATGGGGGAGTCTCAGTCTATGCAGCCACTGCTTATCAACGGTACCGTTCAAGATGTTGAGTGTCTGCGTAGCCCCAAAGCTAATGGTTCCACCACTGGGATCAGCTGCCGTAGAATTGAAATTTCAAGCAGCGCTAGTTTTGGGAAAAATGATATCGGAAATCTCACCGTTATATTGGGTGTAGAACAAGAAGTAATGTAAGTTGTAAAAAGAACTATGTAGCCACATTTTAGCAGTCTAAAGGGCGTTTTATGAATGACAGTGTCGATGTACTCTGGAGTATATTATGAATATTAAGCATCTAGCGTTTGCGGTTGTAACAGCGTGTGTTGCTATTTCTAGCGCGTCATTTGCAGATGATAGTGATCTTTATGTTGTTAACTCTACCGCTCGTGAAGGGAACCCACCTAAGGTGCTCATTATTTTCGATAACTCAGGAAGTATGAGTACCGAAGTTGAAAATACCCCAGATGGTTATGACCCGCTTGAAACATACCCTGCATCTGGCAATAGTAACGCCTACTCAGACGATATGTTGTATTGGACATCGGGAGGCATCGACAACACTAGTTTACCAACCCCTGACAGTCCATCTGAGTCACGTCGGTTTCTTAATGGCATCAACGGCTGTGCCGAAAGTAAACCAATTCTAAAAGATTACGGTCGGTTTACGGGTTATTTAAGAGAATACTCTTCGCAAGGACAGTCCGGCTCTTGGGACGAAGTAAGGCAAAATAATGGCGCTAACTATGGTTATTTCGATTGTTGGGAAGATATTGACGCTGAGAACCCTGGCAATGCGACAGGAACCGATAATAAACATCCCGCACTAGCAGATGGCTTTCCGATTAATGGGCAAGATAAATACAATTTTAATATCGGTACGAAAGATTCTACTGAGTGGAATGCGGCTGTTGAGGCATCCAAACTGACAGAGTTTGGTGTCGGCAACCCAATCACTCTTTATACTGCAAATTATCTACGTTGGTATCATGCAGTGCAAAATGGCGACATTGATAGCTCTAATAGAAGTCGACTGGAAATCGCTAAAGAGGCAATCAACGGCATTATTACGACAATGCCAACAGTAGATTTCGGCCTGGCAATATTTAACCTTAACTATGACGATGAAGGCGAGAGAGATGGTGGCCGAATTGTCGCAGGTATCAAGTCGCGTACAACCAGCGAAGTCGATGCCTTAACATCACTTATCGAGTTGACGCCAGCGGAGACAAACACGCCACTGTGTGAAACGCTATATGAAGCCTTTCAGTATTTCTCTGCTGGCCCAGTGACATTTGGTAATAAAGACTCTGATTATCATTTTGGCCGTGGAGATAAATATTCCGCCAATAACCCCGCTAGAGATCCTGACATTGAGTCGAGTGGCAGTTATATCACTCCCTTAAAAGCTTGTCCTGACGTGGCTTATATTATTTACATTACCGATGGAGTGCCAACCCTAGATAATTCAGCCGACGGCTTTATCACGACGTTGACTGCTGGTGCGACAGAGACTGGTGACTACAGTGATTTTTCTGAAGGTTTACCAAGTGGCCAAGTCAGTTACCTGCCTGCACTGGCCAGTTACATGTATAACAATGATCTTGTAAAGGGGGTATTGGATTCGTCGGGCACAGACAATAAGCAAACCGTACAAACCTTTACCATTGGCTTTAGTTCGGGGGCGTTGGCGGCGGCTCCTCTATTGAAGGAAACGGCAAAAAGAGGCGGAGGGGAAGACCAATATTTTGATGCAAGTAATCCCATCGAATTAGAGCAGCATCTAAATGATGCTTTAACGTCAATAATGGCTATAGATTCAAGTTTTACATCCCCCAGTATTGCCAGCAATAACTTTGATCGAACCCAGACGTTTGATGCTGCCTATTACGCAATGTTTTTACCTGGGAAGGGGCCAAGATGGAGTGGTAACTTAAAGAAACTTAAAGTTGATTCATCAGGAGTTTTGGTTGATAGCAAAAATCAGACTGCGATTGCGGATAATGGCAATATTAAAGATGATGCTTGCACATTCTGGAGTGATTGCGCTCTAAAGGATGGCAATAAGGTTAAGGTAGGCGGCGCTGCCGCCATGCTTGCTGAGAAACTTAAACAGCGAACTATTTACGTTGATCAGTCTAACGGCCTAACATCACTGGCTCTAGTGAGTGCAAGTACCCTCGCTACCGCTATGGCGATAGAAGAGGCCGAAGTGGCGACAACGGTTGAATGGTTATATGGTGTCGATGTGGATGATGACAATAATAACAGCAGTGTTAGTGACGCTCGTGTCGATATTATGGGCGACCCGTTACATTCGAAGCCGCTAGCGTTAAATTTTGGCTCATCAGGAAAGCCGGATATTCGCATTTTGTTAGGGACCAACCAAGGTCTGGTACATATGTTCAAGGATTCTGGCTCAACTGTGGATGAAACTTGGGCGTATATTCCCGCCAGCCTGTTAAGTAACGTGCCATTGCTGAAGACGAATAAGGAGGGGCGACACTCTGTTTATGGCATGGATGCTTCTCCAATTGCTTATACGGAGACTAATGCTGATGGACAAGTCACTAAGGCCTATGTTTACTTGGGAATGCGCCGAGGCGGAAGTTCATATTACGCGCTCGATATTAGCTCTCCTGATTCACCAAAGTATATGTGGGCTATTACTCCTGAAAGCTCAGGCTTTTCTTTGTTAGGGCAGACCTGGTCAGAACCTGTGGTGACCAGTATTCCTGGGCATGTTGGTCCAGTGTTAATATTTGGCGGCGGTTATAATTCAGCTTACGATAGCGCAGGAACGCCAGAGTCAAGCATGGGGGAAGCTGTCTATATTGTAGATGCAGTAAAGGGCACGCTAATACACTCATTTACAGCCGAAGGTATCGGCGGAACGGAAGTTGCTGGGATGAGCGATAGCATTGCAACATCAGTCGCAGTGCTCGACAGTAATAATGATGGTGATACCGATAGAATCTACGCCACAGATGTCGGTGGCAATGTGTGGCGTATGGACTTACCTAGCGCAGACAAAAGCAAGTGGTCAGCCTATAAATTTGCTGATTTGGGCGGTGATACAAATATAAATGATCGTCGTTTCTTCGCGGAAGCTGCTATTGCGCAAACCGTGTTTAGTAATATATCCACTGTCACTACGACCATTGATGGTGAGTCTAGTACCACAACCGCTTACCAAAATATACCTTATGACGCCGTCGTTATCGGTAGTGGAAATAGGCCCAATCCAACCAGCAAAACCGCTGCAGATATGTTTTTTGTACTACAAGATAGAAATGTAGTGACAAAAACAATCACTTCTAAGCCCGCTCCAATTACTTGGGATATGCTTTATGATGTGACTTCAGCGTCGCCAGATCCTGATTCAAACTCTGAAAATATCGCCTTTGGTCAAAAGCTTGGTTGGTTCTATGAGTTCTCGGGCCCTGGGGAGAAAAGCTTAACTGCAGCGCTTATCGTCGATGGAAACGTTTACTTTACATCATTTGTTCCGCCTGCTGAAACTGTGGCAGACATTGACAATAACGTTTGTGGTGTATCAGGCCAAGGACGCTTATATATTTTTGGTTTACACAAAGGAACGAGAACGAGTAATCAGCTCTACTACGAACTAGGCGAAAGAGTCCCCGATACGCCACAGATCGTGATACCAGCACCAGAGTCCGGCGAAGATCCGTATATTTATATTATTGGAGTGGGCAAAGGTGAAAAGGTTGGTGATGATTATTCCGGAACTATTAATATAGGCGCCGGCCTAGGGGTCAACAAGATTTATTACCATATAAATGAGTAACTATATGAGCGATTCAAGAAGAGTTAACCAAAGTGCGGGCCGGGGCTTTACCCTCATTGAAGTCATGATCGTCGTCGCTATTGTCGGTATACTCGCGGCGATAGCATATCCGTCTTATAGCGATTATGTGACTAAGGCGGGCCGCTCAGATGGCGTTACCGCCGTGATGAATATTTCCAATTTACAAGAGCAATATTATTTAGACAATAGAAGCTATACCACAGATTTAACTGAGCTGGGCCTAGCAGCTTCATATGTGACTGAAAATGGACATTACAGCGTTGCCACTACAGGTGGCAGCAGCTTTACCATTACAGCATCTGCTGAAGGCACACAAAAGGCGAGAGATTCAACTTGTCAGACAATTACCTTGACCGATATTGGCGTCAAAGGACCTAGTGCGGAGTGCTGGAAATGAAGATCATTAACCTGTATTTGTTGGCGATGCTGCTACCTGTTTTTTCATGGGCCGAAACCTCAGCAAAAACTGAGAGCATGGACTACAAATGTTATATTGAGTCCTCTGTCGGTAACAAAGTCCTATTCTATCGGTGGCCAATAAAAGAGCTTGAATTGAAAGTAGCAAGCCTACCTGGTAAGCAATTTATTAATAAGAAGGGGCGTAAAATCTTCATTCAAGATGTGGAAGAGTGTGTACGTCTAGATGATGTGTTTACGTCCAATAAAGCTCAGAAACAAGATAAATTAACACTTAGATAATGCTGTTAATCTGGGATATTTACTCTACCAGATGCAGCTACCACCAATGACTTACAGTTTGTTCTTGTGGATCCGCCTGGGCAGTAAGTCATGGTGCCTGAAGTAGACGCGAGTCCATCAGGGCTAAAAGTAACGGCTGTCGGCGCAAATGTTAGCCTGTCTTGAGAGTTAAACTCATTGATGACTTTGAGTGATTCATTCGTCCCCGCATTATCATAGAGAACGGTAATGCCATCCATCCATGTGCTACCACAAGTGTTTGAGTCACTGCCCAGTGGGCAAACAGTGGTTTGCAAACCGTAGCTAATAGCCTGATTTCTAGCAAAGACAAATATCTGCTGAATTTTTCTTATTTCACTATCACTACGTGAAGCTTCATACATCGAAGTTAATGAGGGCATTGCGATAGCAATGAGTATTGCTGCGATGGCGATGGTAACCATTAACTCTACCAGCGTGAATCCTTTTCTCTTTGCTATCATGACTATTTCCTGTCAAATTCCAGCCTAATTATAAGTAACTTTACACTAATTTTCAGCAAATTAGCGCTTAAAATAATAGCCATTTTTTTGGCTTTGAC
The Shewanella sp. KX20019 DNA segment above includes these coding regions:
- a CDS encoding TapY2 family type IVa secretion system protein, which codes for MKIINLYLLAMLLPVFSWAETSAKTESMDYKCYIESSVGNKVLFYRWPIKELELKVASLPGKQFINKKGRKIFIQDVEECVRLDDVFTSNKAQKQDKLTLR
- a CDS encoding type IV pilin protein encodes the protein MSDSRRVNQSAGRGFTLIEVMIVVAIVGILAAIAYPSYSDYVTKAGRSDGVTAVMNISNLQEQYYLDNRSYTTDLTELGLAASYVTENGHYSVATTGGSSFTITASAEGTQKARDSTCQTITLTDIGVKGPSAECWK
- a CDS encoding GspH/FimT family pseudopilin, which produces MIAKRKGFTLVELMVTIAIAAILIAIAMPSLTSMYEASRSDSEIRKIQQIFVFARNQAISYGLQTTVCPLGSDSNTCGSTWMDGITVLYDNAGTNESLKVINEFNSQDRLTFAPTAVTFSPDGLASTSGTMTYCPGGSTRTNCKSLVVAASGRVNIPD
- a CDS encoding pilus assembly protein, which codes for MNIKHLAFAVVTACVAISSASFADDSDLYVVNSTAREGNPPKVLIIFDNSGSMSTEVENTPDGYDPLETYPASGNSNAYSDDMLYWTSGGIDNTSLPTPDSPSESRRFLNGINGCAESKPILKDYGRFTGYLREYSSQGQSGSWDEVRQNNGANYGYFDCWEDIDAENPGNATGTDNKHPALADGFPINGQDKYNFNIGTKDSTEWNAAVEASKLTEFGVGNPITLYTANYLRWYHAVQNGDIDSSNRSRLEIAKEAINGIITTMPTVDFGLAIFNLNYDDEGERDGGRIVAGIKSRTTSEVDALTSLIELTPAETNTPLCETLYEAFQYFSAGPVTFGNKDSDYHFGRGDKYSANNPARDPDIESSGSYITPLKACPDVAYIIYITDGVPTLDNSADGFITTLTAGATETGDYSDFSEGLPSGQVSYLPALASYMYNNDLVKGVLDSSGTDNKQTVQTFTIGFSSGALAAAPLLKETAKRGGGEDQYFDASNPIELEQHLNDALTSIMAIDSSFTSPSIASNNFDRTQTFDAAYYAMFLPGKGPRWSGNLKKLKVDSSGVLVDSKNQTAIADNGNIKDDACTFWSDCALKDGNKVKVGGAAAMLAEKLKQRTIYVDQSNGLTSLALVSASTLATAMAIEEAEVATTVEWLYGVDVDDDNNNSSVSDARVDIMGDPLHSKPLALNFGSSGKPDIRILLGTNQGLVHMFKDSGSTVDETWAYIPASLLSNVPLLKTNKEGRHSVYGMDASPIAYTETNADGQVTKAYVYLGMRRGGSSYYALDISSPDSPKYMWAITPESSGFSLLGQTWSEPVVTSIPGHVGPVLIFGGGYNSAYDSAGTPESSMGEAVYIVDAVKGTLIHSFTAEGIGGTEVAGMSDSIATSVAVLDSNNDGDTDRIYATDVGGNVWRMDLPSADKSKWSAYKFADLGGDTNINDRRFFAEAAIAQTVFSNISTVTTTIDGESSTTTAYQNIPYDAVVIGSGNRPNPTSKTAADMFFVLQDRNVVTKTITSKPAPITWDMLYDVTSASPDPDSNSENIAFGQKLGWFYEFSGPGEKSLTAALIVDGNVYFTSFVPPAETVADIDNNVCGVSGQGRLYIFGLHKGTRTSNQLYYELGERVPDTPQIVIPAPESGEDPYIYIIGVGKGEKVGDDYSGTINIGAGLGVNKIYYHINE